From the Micromonospora echinofusca genome, the window GATGGTTTAGCCGGAGCGGGGGCCGGGAACCGCGCCAGGATGGAGCAGCAGGGCACCGAGCGGCAGACGACAGTTTCCCGGGTCACCACGGGCATGCGGGTGATCGACGTCGACGGCACCGAGTTCGGCACCGTCGACCTCGTCCAGCGGGGCGACCCGAACGCGGTGACCGTGCAGGGCCCCACCGCCGACCCGGGCAGCAGCCTCGACGAGCTGATCGAGTCGACGGCGGTCGAGGAGCCGGACGTGCCGGCCGACCTGGCGGCCCGCCTGCTGCACAGCGGCTACCTGAAGGTCTCCACCGACCTGGCCCGCACCGGCGCCGTCTACGTGCTCGCCGAGCAGATCGCCGCCGTCGCCGACGGCCAGGTCCGCCTCGACGTCCCCGCCGGCGACCTGCCGCCGGAGGAGTGACGCGCCACTCCGACCGCCGACGCGCCACTCCGACCGCCACAGCCGCACGCCATCGCGGCCGGCGGACGCTCAGTCGCCGTCGGCCCGGCCACCGCTTGGCGACGAGGCGACCGCGACGGAGTCCGGCCCGGGTGACGCCGGCCGTGGCGGCGCGGTCGCGGGTTCGGATGGTGGTTCCGGCGCGGTTGGCCCGTCGGAGCGCCGGCGGAAGAGCAGGAGCATCACCCCGCCGGCGACCAGGCCCCAGAACGCGCCACCCACGCCGAGCAGGGCCACCCCGGAGGCGGTCACCACGAAGGTGACCACCGCGGCCTCGCGGGCCGCCGGCTCCGCCAGCGCGGAGGTGAGCGCGGTGGCCAGCGCGCCGAGCAGCGCCAGCCCGGCGACCGCCTCGATCAGCACCGGCGGGGCGAGCGCCACCAGCGCGGTGGCCGCCCCGGCGCCCAGCCCCAGCAGGGCCAGCCCGATCCCGGCGGTGACCGAGGCGATCCAGCGACGGTCGGGGTCCGGGTGGGCGTCCGGGCCGGCGGCCAGGGCGGCGGTGATCGCGGCGAGGTTGACCGCGTGCCCACCGGCGGGCGCGGCGACCACGGTGGTCAGCCCCGTGGCGCGCAGCGCGGCGCCGAAGGGTGGACGGTAGCCGTAGCCGACCAGCACCGCCATTCCCGGTACGTTCTGTGCGGCCATGGTGACCAGGAAGAGCGGCAGCGCGAGGCCGACCATCGCGGAGACGTTCCAGGCCGGGGCGGTCAGCTCGACCACGGGCAGTAGCCGCGCGCCGCCGAGCCCGGAGACCGGGGTGGTCAGCGCGATCGCCGCCACCGCGACGACCAGCGCGCCGGGCACCGCCCAGCGGCGGGCGAACCGGTGCAGCAGCAGCCAGGCCAGCACCACTGGGACGGCCAGCCGGGGCACCTCGACCAGCGCGCGGACGGGGGCGGTGCACAGCGGCAACAGGACCCCGGCGAGCATCGCGCCGGCGATCGGCCGGGGGATCGCCGCGACGGCCCGCCCGAGCGCGGGGAACAGCCCGGCGGCCACGATCAGCGCGCCCGAGACGAGGAACGCCCCGACGGCGACGGGCCACCCGCCGGGCATCGCACCGGTGGCGACCAGCAGCGCCGCGCCCGGGGTGGACCAGGCCACGCTCATCGGGATCCGGTGCCGCAGGCCCAGCCACACGGCGGAGAGCCCGGAGGCCACGCACACCGCCAGCAGCCCGGAGGCGGCCTGCGCGTCCGAGGCGCCGACGGCCCGCAGGCCGGCCAGCACCACCGTGAACGAGCTGGCGAACCCGACCAGCGCGGTCACCACGCCCGCCAGCACCGGTTGCGACCGTCCCGCCATCCCACTCCCCCGACCGTTCCGTTTACGGAACAAGAACCTGTAGCACCATAGCGGGGTGCCGCAGACGTCACCAGTCCACCGATCGGCCCCCGATCCGGGCGCCGAGGCCGTCGGTCGCCGGGTACGCGCCCTGCGCGAGGAGCGCGGGATGTCGCTGTCCGCCCTCGCCCGGCTCGCCGGGGTGGGCAAGGCGACCCTCTCCGGCCTGGAGAACGGCACCCGCAACCCGACCCTGGAGACGCTCTACGCGATCACCGCGCAGCTCGGCGTACCGCTGACGGCCGTGCTCTCCGGCCCGGCGGCCGGGCCGGTCGTACGCGGCGCCGCCGTCAGCGCCATCCTGCTGGAGGTCTTCGAGGACGGCGACGCCACCTACGAGCTGTACCGGATGCTGGTCGCGCCCGGCCCCGAGCAGCTCTCCCCCGCGCACCAGCGGGGCGTCACCGAGCACGTCACCGTCTTCTCGGGCGTGCTGCGCGCCGGCCCGGTCGACGCGCCGCTGACCGCCGCCGCCGGCGGGCACCTGCGCTGGACCTCGGACGTGCCACACGTGTACGCGGCCGTCGGCGACGAGGAGGTCGCCGCCAGCCTCCTGCTCCGCTACCCCCGCCCCTGAGCACCCGTCGGCGACGCGGGCCGCGCCGGCCCGGCCGGGCGTCGGCTCAGCCGTCGACCGGCGTCGGCACCGGCAGCCGCCGCTGCACCGCCCAGATCGCCGCCTCGGTACGCGACGCGGACCCGGTCTTGCGCAGCAGGTTCGACACGTGCACGGTGACGGTCCGCACCGAGATGCCGAGGGCCCGCGCCACCTGCTTGTTGGACATCCCGGCGACCAGGCAGCCCAGCACCTCGATCTCCCGCCCGGTCAGCTCGGCGTCGACCGGGTCGGCGGGCCGCTGCGGCGCCGCCCTCGGCACTCGCGGGGCGGGCGGCGGCCGGAGCAGGGCCTCGGGTCCCCGGGCGGCGTGGGCGGCGAGCAGCTCGGTGAGCGCGTACGGGTTGCCGCCGGTGCGCTGCCAGACGGCGCGCACCAGCCGGCCGGACGGGCGCGGGTCCGCGTACACCTGGGTCAGCACCTCGGCGACCTCGGCCGGCAGCAGCGGTCCGAGGTGTTGGCGGACGGCGCCCCGGACGCCGCAGAGCCGGGCCAGGGCGCGGACCGCGAGGTCCGGCGCGACGGCGTCCTCGGCGGGCCGGCTCGCCACCACCAGCAGCGCCGGCAGGTCGGCGGCGGTCGCCAGCTCGCCCACGAGGTTCAGGCTGGCCGGGTCGAGGGCGTGCAGGTCCTCCACCACCAGTACGGCGGGGCCGGCGCCGACGAGCAGCCGGACGACCCGCACCGCGAGCCGGAGCAGGGTGCCCGGCGCGTAGCGCTCGCGCGGCGCGGTGGGCTGCTGGGCGAGCCAGGCCAGCGCGTCGGGCGGCAGGTCGAGCCGGCTCGTGTCGCGGCCCGTGAGGACGGCGGCCAGCCAGTCGTACGGCGCGGGGCTGTGCACGCGCGCGGCGCCGGAGAGCACCACCGCCGGTCGGGGGGCGAACGCGTCCAGGGCGGCCGCGACCAGCAGGGACTTGCCCACCCCGGCCTCGCCGGTGAGCACCGCGACGGCCGGCGTGGGGCGCCGGGAATCGACCACGGTGGACCACGCCCGGTCGAGCTCGGCCAGCTCACCGGCGCGCCCGACCATGGACACCGGCATCATTCCCCAACCCTACGCAGTAGTGCGTAGAGACGGCGGCAGGGTGTTCTTGGCAAGCTTGACCCCATGACGCTGATCCTCCGCTCGGCCATCCTCAACGACATCGGCCTGGTCCGCACCAACAACGAGGACTCGGCCCTCGCCGGCGACCGCCTCGTCGCGGTCGCGGACGGCATGGGTGGCCTGCCCGCGGGCGAGGTGGCGAGCGAGATCGTCATCCGCATCCTGGACGAGCTGAGCCCGCCCACCACCCCCGACGAGGCGGCCGGAGCCCTGCGGGCCGTGGTGAGCACCGCGAACCGGCGCATCCACGCCGCCATCACGGTCGACCCGGCGCGCGACGGCATGGGTA encodes:
- a CDS encoding benzoate/H(+) symporter BenE family transporter; the protein is MAGRSQPVLAGVVTALVGFASSFTVVLAGLRAVGASDAQAASGLLAVCVASGLSAVWLGLRHRIPMSVAWSTPGAALLVATGAMPGGWPVAVGAFLVSGALIVAAGLFPALGRAVAAIPRPIAGAMLAGVLLPLCTAPVRALVEVPRLAVPVVLAWLLLHRFARRWAVPGALVVAVAAIALTTPVSGLGGARLLPVVELTAPAWNVSAMVGLALPLFLVTMAAQNVPGMAVLVGYGYRPPFGAALRATGLTTVVAAPAGGHAVNLAAITAALAAGPDAHPDPDRRWIASVTAGIGLALLGLGAGAATALVALAPPVLIEAVAGLALLGALATALTSALAEPAAREAAVVTFVVTASGVALLGVGGAFWGLVAGGVMLLLFRRRSDGPTAPEPPSEPATAPPRPASPGPDSVAVASSPSGGRADGD
- a CDS encoding helix-turn-helix domain-containing protein; this encodes MMPVSMVGRAGELAELDRAWSTVVDSRRPTPAVAVLTGEAGVGKSLLVAAALDAFAPRPAVVLSGAARVHSPAPYDWLAAVLTGRDTSRLDLPPDALAWLAQQPTAPRERYAPGTLLRLAVRVVRLLVGAGPAVLVVEDLHALDPASLNLVGELATAADLPALLVVASRPAEDAVAPDLAVRALARLCGVRGAVRQHLGPLLPAEVAEVLTQVYADPRPSGRLVRAVWQRTGGNPYALTELLAAHAARGPEALLRPPPAPRVPRAAPQRPADPVDAELTGREIEVLGCLVAGMSNKQVARALGISVRTVTVHVSNLLRKTGSASRTEAAIWAVQRRLPVPTPVDG
- a CDS encoding helix-turn-helix domain-containing protein, with amino-acid sequence MSLSALARLAGVGKATLSGLENGTRNPTLETLYAITAQLGVPLTAVLSGPAAGPVVRGAAVSAILLEVFEDGDATYELYRMLVAPGPEQLSPAHQRGVTEHVTVFSGVLRAGPVDAPLTAAAGGHLRWTSDVPHVYAAVGDEEVAASLLLRYPRP